One segment of Streptomyces sp. YIM 121038 DNA contains the following:
- a CDS encoding rod shape-determining protein: MTVSLEQLRRCHIGVDLGAARTRVFVKGAGLVVDEPSVAAVNTRTGALIAVGQFAEQMTGRTPAYIRVVRPVSGGTVVDIQMAQRMLRSLLGEKLRRTLRRKPRLRAAACTPHDADPLAQRATVETLVGLGARRVELVDTLIAAAVGCGLPVERAEATMIMVCGAATTQVAVLSLGSIVTAERIPVGGEAIDHAIVQHLRHQHELMLPSQSVRPLQLALSGNGLTPHGPESTEIHGRDVATGLARSVQVDTAAVRNAIHTPLTAVLDGIGKVLRDCPPDLVADLADRGIMMVGGSALLPGLDQMLRNATGMPVHIAERPDVCAVLGLGAMLEGKIQPLVLAPLTG, translated from the coding sequence GTGACCGTCAGTCTGGAACAGCTGCGCCGCTGCCATATCGGCGTCGACCTGGGGGCGGCCCGCACGCGCGTGTTCGTGAAGGGGGCTGGGCTCGTCGTGGACGAGCCGAGCGTGGCCGCCGTGAACACGCGCACGGGCGCGCTCATCGCGGTCGGCCAGTTCGCGGAGCAGATGACGGGCCGCACCCCCGCCTACATCCGTGTCGTACGCCCCGTGTCCGGCGGCACGGTCGTTGACATCCAGATGGCCCAGCGCATGCTGCGCAGCCTGCTCGGCGAGAAGCTGCGCCGCACCCTGCGCCGCAAGCCCCGCCTGCGCGCGGCCGCGTGCACCCCGCACGACGCGGACCCGCTCGCGCAGCGCGCCACCGTCGAGACCCTGGTGGGCCTCGGCGCGCGGCGCGTGGAACTGGTGGACACGCTCATCGCGGCGGCGGTGGGCTGCGGGCTTCCGGTGGAGCGCGCCGAAGCGACCATGATCATGGTGTGCGGCGCCGCGACCACGCAGGTCGCGGTGCTCTCCCTCGGCTCCATCGTGACGGCCGAGCGGATCCCGGTGGGCGGCGAGGCCATCGACCACGCGATCGTGCAGCACCTGCGCCACCAGCACGAACTGATGCTGCCCTCCCAGTCGGTACGCCCCCTCCAGCTCGCCCTCAGCGGCAACGGCCTGACCCCGCACGGCCCGGAGTCCACCGAGATCCACGGCAGGGACGTCGCGACGGGCCTGGCCCGCTCCGTCCAGGTCGACACGGCCGCCGTCCGCAACGCCATCCACACCCCGCTCACCGCCGTGCTCGACGGCATCGGCAAGGTGCTGCGCGACTGCCCGCCGGACCTCGTGGCCGACCTCGCCGACCGGGGCATCATGATGGTCGGCGGCAGCGCGCTGCTCCCCGGCCTCGACCAGATGCTGCGGAACGCGACGGGCATGCCCGTGCACATCGCGGAGCGCCCCGACGTGTGCGCGGTGCTCGGCCTCGGTGCCATGCTTGAGGGCAAGATCCAGCCGCTGGTCCTCGCTCCCCTGACAGGCTGA
- a CDS encoding GAF domain-containing protein, with protein MTDDVVSGAPPPLPLLLDAVIGIGTELSLRPTLQHIVDSAAALTGARYAVLRVPAAEGARPERFTAGAEREPEPGATDSGGGTDPSMLSVPIRVQDEEFGLLRLTHARGGAFTAEDRGMLRVLASQAGIAIANARLYETARQRERWIEGAAAVTTALLTGEAAPDALMTVAQQARLLADAAAGVVLQPTAEGGMRIVAAATSGAAGPGYRRHPAAAAQNDLMGTTIEPGSAVLEQLLGGQPVFIEDSATDPRMTTHVRSRFGPSMMLPLQAGGRLIGTLALPRRRGERPYTAVERLLATQFASQAALALVLADAQQSRQRLAVFEDRDRIARDLHDLVVQRLFATGMMLESTRRRAGSAPEQSALDQAVDELESTIQEVRTAIFALQQPPADAPTTFRGKVLKETAGAGAVLGVQPSVHFTGAVDTRVTEPAAGRLLAALRRALAATSRRPGVSRIEVTVEAGVLPDGRAGVRLVVHDDGETDAASDTGTTTWQAPL; from the coding sequence ATGACCGACGACGTCGTCAGCGGAGCTCCGCCGCCCCTGCCGCTGCTCCTGGACGCGGTCATCGGCATCGGCACGGAGCTGTCCCTGCGCCCCACGCTCCAGCACATCGTGGACAGCGCCGCCGCGTTGACCGGGGCCCGGTACGCCGTGCTGCGGGTCCCGGCGGCGGAGGGCGCGCGGCCGGAGCGGTTCACGGCCGGGGCAGAGCGGGAGCCGGAGCCCGGCGCGACGGACTCCGGGGGCGGCACGGACCCCTCCATGCTGAGCGTCCCCATCCGCGTCCAGGACGAGGAGTTCGGCCTGCTCCGCCTCACCCACGCGCGGGGCGGCGCCTTCACCGCCGAGGACCGGGGGATGCTGCGGGTCCTCGCGAGCCAGGCGGGCATCGCCATCGCCAACGCCCGCCTGTACGAGACCGCCCGGCAGCGGGAGCGCTGGATCGAGGGCGCGGCGGCGGTCACCACGGCCCTCCTCACCGGTGAGGCGGCGCCCGACGCCCTGATGACGGTGGCTCAGCAGGCCCGGCTCCTCGCGGACGCGGCGGCGGGCGTCGTCCTCCAGCCGACGGCCGAGGGCGGCATGCGGATCGTCGCGGCGGCGACCTCGGGGGCGGCCGGGCCGGGATACCGGCGCCACCCCGCCGCGGCCGCGCAGAACGACCTCATGGGGACCACCATCGAGCCCGGCAGCGCGGTCCTCGAACAACTCCTGGGCGGGCAGCCGGTGTTCATCGAGGACTCGGCGACCGACCCCCGGATGACGACCCATGTGCGGTCCCGTTTCGGGCCGAGCATGATGCTGCCGCTGCAGGCTGGCGGCCGTCTCATCGGTACGCTCGCGCTGCCGCGCCGCCGCGGCGAACGCCCGTACACGGCGGTGGAGCGGCTGCTCGCCACCCAGTTCGCCTCGCAGGCCGCGCTCGCCCTCGTGCTCGCCGACGCGCAGCAGTCCCGGCAGCGGCTCGCCGTGTTCGAGGACCGCGACCGCATCGCCCGCGACCTGCACGACCTCGTCGTCCAGCGGCTCTTCGCGACCGGCATGATGCTGGAGTCGACGCGCCGCAGGGCCGGTTCCGCCCCCGAGCAGTCGGCGCTCGACCAGGCGGTGGACGAGCTGGAGTCCACCATCCAGGAGGTGCGGACGGCGATCTTCGCGCTCCAGCAGCCGCCCGCCGACGCGCCGACGACGTTCCGGGGCAAGGTGCTCAAGGAGACGGCCGGGGCGGGCGCGGTGCTCGGGGTGCAGCCGTCGGTGCACTTCACGGGCGCCGTGGACACCCGGGTCACGGAGCCCGCCGCGGGCCGCCTCCTCGCCGCCCTGCGCCGGGCCCTGGCCGCGACGTCGCGGCGCCCCGGCGTCTCCCGGATCGAGGTGACGGTCGAGGCGGGGGTCCTGCCGGACGGGCGTGCCGGGGTGCGGCTCGTCGTCCACGACGACGGCGAGACGGACGCCGCCTCCGACACCGGCACCACCACCTGGCAGGCCCCGCTGTAG
- a CDS encoding MFS transporter has protein sequence MAPARSVLREPAFLRLWAGTTASGLATWALPFVLGLAVLDRTIGAAALGLLLAARTAGFLVAVAVGGVLADRYSRRGVVLWSGLAAAAATPLLALGLGRSLALTLVAAAVAGAGQGACRPAFQALTAEVVDEDRRQAANAAMTLSVRVTTLTGPALTALLAVVLDTWALLLGIGVLWLVAALVPGPGRADTAAAADAGPPGERPSFLAEFGEGLREARRHPWFLAGLGALTTVIATGYSATGVALPLVSRDKYGTGVVLAAAMTAYTLGALGGALVVARWRPRAQGRAALAGLALYGFAPLSLVLPVHWTVVVAAYAVAGVGIELFNVPWFTATQREVAPDKLARVSSLDFMLSYGLAPAGLALIAPAIDTFGPRPVLAACAALCFAAPAAAALVPSSRGFSRSPA, from the coding sequence GTGGCTCCCGCGCGGAGCGTCCTGCGGGAACCCGCCTTCCTGCGGCTCTGGGCGGGCACCACCGCGTCCGGGCTCGCCACCTGGGCGCTGCCCTTCGTCCTCGGGCTCGCCGTGCTCGACCGCACCATCGGCGCGGCCGCCCTCGGCCTGCTGCTCGCCGCCCGCACCGCGGGCTTCCTCGTCGCGGTCGCCGTCGGCGGCGTCCTCGCCGACCGGTACTCGCGGCGCGGCGTGGTGCTCTGGTCGGGCCTCGCCGCCGCGGCCGCGACGCCCCTCCTCGCGCTCGGCCTCGGCCGCTCGCTCGCGCTGACGCTCGTGGCCGCCGCGGTCGCGGGCGCCGGGCAGGGCGCGTGCCGCCCCGCCTTCCAGGCGCTGACCGCCGAGGTCGTCGACGAGGACCGGCGCCAGGCCGCCAACGCCGCGATGACCCTCTCCGTACGGGTCACCACGCTCACCGGGCCCGCGCTCACCGCGCTGCTCGCCGTCGTCCTCGACACCTGGGCGCTGCTGCTCGGGATCGGCGTGCTGTGGCTGGTGGCGGCGCTGGTGCCGGGCCCCGGCCGGGCGGACACGGCGGCCGCGGCGGACGCGGGCCCGCCCGGTGAACGCCCCTCCTTCCTCGCGGAGTTCGGCGAAGGGCTGCGCGAGGCCCGGCGCCACCCCTGGTTCCTGGCCGGACTCGGGGCGCTGACCACCGTCATAGCCACCGGCTACTCGGCGACCGGCGTGGCGCTGCCGCTGGTCAGCCGCGACAAGTACGGCACCGGGGTGGTCCTGGCCGCCGCCATGACCGCGTACACCCTCGGGGCGCTCGGCGGCGCCCTGGTCGTCGCCCGCTGGCGGCCGCGCGCCCAGGGCCGGGCCGCCCTCGCGGGCCTCGCCCTCTACGGCTTCGCGCCGCTGAGCCTCGTCCTGCCGGTGCACTGGACGGTCGTCGTGGCGGCGTACGCGGTGGCCGGGGTGGGCATCGAACTGTTCAACGTGCCGTGGTTCACCGCCACCCAGCGCGAGGTCGCGCCCGACAAGCTGGCGCGGGTGTCGTCCCTGGACTTCATGCTGTCCTACGGCCTCGCCCCCGCGGGCCTCGCCCTGATCGCCCCGGCCATCGACACCTTCGGCCCCCGCCCGGTCCTCGCGGCCTGCGCGGCCCTGTGCTTCGCGGCCCCGGCGGCGGCGGCCCTGGTGCCGAGCAGTCGGGGGTTCAGCAGGTCTCCGGCCTGA
- a CDS encoding ABC transporter substrate-binding protein, with translation MRPRHPARLGTVALALSLTAVGCASGGSDPSDDGAAAAHRTTVTSCGKKLELDGPPKRAVALDQSSTEVLLALGLQGRMAGTSNLKTKIAPEYKAAYDEVKVVSPKILTSEQLRAAAPDLAVGGFADYFTKDRVGTREELARLGLPSFVSAVDCPPRGTDRTPFELLFKDYADLGKVFGVEKRAEKLVREQRAALAGAAKTKKRVKGEPTVVWLYSVYGDTPYVAGGSAIPSEMSRVVGARNAFDDVDEDWPQVSWEEVAKRKPDFIVLGDLSERGKPGDSAADKLAAVRADPVMAKLPAVREKRFIEIPGTEMDPSVRAVGALPRLVTGMKDLGYVR, from the coding sequence ATGCGTCCGCGTCACCCCGCCCGCCTCGGCACCGTCGCCCTCGCCCTGTCCCTCACGGCCGTCGGCTGCGCCTCCGGCGGCAGCGACCCGTCGGACGACGGGGCGGCCGCCGCCCACAGGACGACCGTCACGAGCTGCGGGAAGAAGCTGGAGCTCGACGGTCCGCCGAAGCGCGCCGTCGCCCTCGACCAGTCCTCCACCGAGGTGCTCCTCGCGCTCGGGCTCCAGGGCCGCATGGCCGGCACGTCCAACCTCAAGACGAAGATCGCGCCGGAGTACAAGGCGGCGTACGACGAGGTGAAGGTGGTCAGCCCGAAGATCCTCACGAGCGAGCAGCTGCGGGCCGCGGCGCCCGACCTCGCCGTCGGCGGCTTCGCGGACTACTTCACCAAGGACCGCGTCGGCACCCGCGAGGAGCTGGCCCGCCTCGGACTGCCGTCGTTCGTGAGCGCCGTGGACTGCCCGCCGCGGGGCACCGACCGCACCCCCTTCGAGCTGCTCTTCAAGGACTACGCCGACCTCGGCAAGGTCTTCGGCGTCGAGAAGCGCGCCGAGAAGCTCGTGCGGGAGCAGCGCGCCGCGCTCGCCGGGGCCGCGAAGACGAAGAAGCGGGTCAAGGGCGAGCCGACCGTGGTGTGGCTGTACTCGGTGTACGGCGACACGCCGTACGTGGCGGGCGGCTCCGCGATACCCAGCGAGATGAGCCGCGTGGTCGGCGCGCGGAACGCCTTCGACGACGTCGACGAGGACTGGCCGCAGGTCAGCTGGGAGGAAGTCGCCAAGCGCAAGCCGGACTTCATCGTGCTCGGCGATCTGTCGGAGCGCGGCAAGCCGGGCGACAGTGCCGCGGACAAGCTCGCCGCGGTCCGTGCCGACCCGGTGATGGCGAAGCTGCCCGCCGTGCGGGAGAAGCGCTTCATCGAGATACCCGGCACGGAGATGGACCCCTCGGTCCGCGCGGTCGGCGCCCTGCCGCGGCTCGTCACGGGGATGAAGGACCTCGGGTATGTCCGCTAG
- a CDS encoding iron chelate uptake ABC transporter family permease subunit: protein MSASPGPVGVVGPPAPPGPGGGAVDLLHPSARTAARSPGAAAPSPAARNVLRGPGARAGLFLLAALALVASAAVSVRIGTTDVGYGDIARSAGYHLGLGAEPPAPLVDSLIWELRVPRVLLAALVGATLAVCGAALQAVTRNALADPYLLGISSGASTGAVTVVVLGVGSASLGVTGGAFVGAMVSFALLMLLLRRGGLDSVRIVLTGVVVSQLFTALTSLVLMASGDAEMIRAITQWLLGSMAPARWDAVAVTAVVTAVGLLVLWLNSAALDGFSFGADAASSLGVDVRTTRWVLLVVTSLMTSVAVASVGAIGFVGLIVPHGVRFLVGPRHRVLLPLSALVGAVFLVWTDALARVAFTPQEVPVGVFTALLGVPLFLLVLRGRGEL, encoded by the coding sequence ATGTCCGCTAGCCCGGGTCCGGTGGGCGTCGTCGGCCCGCCCGCGCCGCCGGGTCCAGGCGGCGGCGCGGTGGACCTGCTGCACCCGTCGGCCCGGACGGCGGCGCGCTCCCCCGGGGCCGCCGCCCCCTCCCCCGCCGCCCGGAACGTGCTGCGGGGGCCGGGCGCGCGGGCCGGGCTCTTCCTCCTGGCCGCGCTCGCCCTCGTCGCGTCCGCCGCCGTGTCCGTGCGCATCGGCACCACCGACGTCGGCTACGGGGACATCGCCCGCAGCGCGGGCTACCACCTGGGGCTCGGCGCCGAGCCCCCGGCGCCGCTCGTGGACTCGCTGATCTGGGAACTCAGGGTGCCGCGCGTGCTGCTCGCGGCCCTGGTCGGCGCCACCCTCGCGGTGTGCGGCGCCGCGCTCCAGGCGGTCACGCGCAACGCCCTCGCCGACCCCTATCTCCTGGGCATCTCCTCGGGCGCCTCGACCGGCGCGGTCACCGTCGTGGTGCTCGGCGTCGGGTCCGCCTCGCTCGGTGTGACGGGCGGCGCGTTCGTGGGCGCCATGGTGTCGTTCGCCCTGCTGATGCTGCTGCTGCGGCGCGGCGGCCTGGACTCGGTGCGGATCGTCCTGACGGGCGTCGTGGTGTCGCAGCTGTTCACGGCCCTCACCTCGCTCGTCCTGATGGCGTCCGGCGACGCGGAGATGATCCGGGCGATCACGCAGTGGCTGCTCGGCTCGATGGCGCCCGCGCGCTGGGACGCGGTGGCCGTGACGGCCGTCGTGACGGCGGTGGGCCTGCTCGTGCTCTGGCTCAACTCGGCGGCCCTCGACGGGTTCTCCTTCGGCGCGGACGCGGCCTCGTCGCTCGGCGTCGACGTGCGCACCACGCGCTGGGTGCTCCTCGTCGTGACGTCCCTGATGACGTCGGTGGCCGTCGCCTCCGTGGGCGCGATCGGCTTCGTCGGCCTGATCGTGCCGCACGGCGTACGGTTCCTCGTCGGCCCCCGGCACCGGGTGCTGCTTCCGCTGTCGGCCCTGGTCGGCGCGGTGTTCCTGGTGTGGACGGACGCGCTCGCGCGGGTCGCGTTCACCCCGCAGGAGGTGCCCGTCGGCGTGTTCACCGCGCTGCTCGGCGTGCCGCTGTTCCTGCTCGTCCTGCGCGGGCGGGGTGAGCTGTGA
- a CDS encoding ABC transporter ATP-binding protein, translating into MRITAQNVSWAVAGRAVVDGVSLDVAPGETVGLIGPNGSGKSSLLRCLAGLRAPTEGVVRYDGEPIGPWGARRVARRVAFVEQAADTDSELRVVDVVGLGRTPFGDRWRGPGAHDRAVVEAALARLGLTGLRERAWKALSGGERQRAHIARALAQQPYAILLDEPTNHLDVKHQLELLALLAGTDQTVLVALHDLSLAARHCDRLLLLHGGRLVAAGPPKDVLTPELLAEVFEVDAEPGPDALGHLAISYRGPLPPPDSPTEKDS; encoded by the coding sequence GTGAGGATCACCGCGCAGAACGTGAGCTGGGCGGTCGCGGGCCGGGCCGTCGTCGACGGCGTGTCCCTGGACGTCGCCCCGGGCGAGACCGTCGGCCTGATCGGGCCCAACGGCTCCGGCAAGTCCTCCCTGTTGCGGTGCCTGGCCGGGCTGCGGGCGCCCACCGAGGGCGTCGTCCGCTACGACGGCGAGCCGATCGGGCCCTGGGGCGCGCGGCGCGTCGCCCGGCGCGTCGCCTTCGTGGAGCAGGCCGCCGACACCGACAGCGAGCTGCGGGTCGTGGACGTGGTGGGCCTCGGCCGGACGCCGTTCGGGGACCGGTGGCGCGGGCCCGGCGCGCACGACCGGGCCGTCGTCGAGGCCGCCCTGGCGCGGCTCGGCCTGACCGGGCTGCGCGAGCGCGCCTGGAAGGCCCTGTCCGGCGGCGAGCGCCAGCGCGCCCACATCGCCCGCGCGCTCGCCCAGCAGCCGTACGCGATCCTCCTCGACGAGCCGACCAACCACCTCGACGTCAAGCACCAGTTGGAGCTGCTCGCCCTGCTCGCGGGCACCGACCAGACCGTCCTGGTCGCGCTGCACGACCTGTCGCTCGCCGCCCGCCACTGCGACCGGCTGCTCCTGCTGCACGGCGGACGCCTCGTCGCCGCCGGGCCGCCGAAGGACGTCCTGACGCCCGAGCTGCTCGCGGAGGTCTTCGAGGTCGACGCCGAGCCGGGCCCCGACGCCCTCGGCCATCTCGCGATCAGCTACCGCGGCCCCCTCCCTCCCCCCGACTCCCCTACGGAAAAGGACAGTTGA
- a CDS encoding methyltransferase: MNTRATGPDLLRQLPPPLPAERIVALNQPKADLHTTRAYEWNGWSFDVPPGVFLPGETSRMVHERILDGRIETRGLRYGAMGAGLGVEAVAAGVRGAREIYAMDVHATSVATAARHYARLVGPREGTAFLPAAGDLFDGLPPGARLDVVTFNPPAVSRPVSDDPDVVRNTCVGSGLLARFFTQLAERDLLAPDGVAYVIASNTADLRRIVQDAQERGFAPRVDSVRDWHDGVLTFLFAFTRGGRA, from the coding sequence ATGAACACCCGAGCCACCGGCCCCGACCTGCTGCGGCAGCTGCCGCCGCCCCTGCCCGCCGAGCGGATCGTCGCGCTCAACCAGCCGAAGGCGGACCTGCACACCACGCGCGCGTACGAGTGGAACGGCTGGAGCTTCGACGTGCCGCCCGGCGTGTTCCTGCCCGGCGAGACCAGCCGGATGGTGCACGAGCGGATCCTCGACGGCCGCATAGAGACCCGCGGCCTGCGCTACGGCGCCATGGGGGCCGGGCTCGGCGTGGAGGCCGTGGCCGCCGGGGTGCGCGGGGCGCGCGAGATCTACGCGATGGACGTGCACGCCACCAGCGTCGCCACCGCGGCCCGGCACTACGCCCGTCTGGTCGGCCCCCGGGAGGGCACGGCGTTCCTGCCCGCCGCAGGCGACCTCTTCGACGGGCTCCCGCCGGGCGCGCGGCTCGACGTCGTCACCTTCAACCCGCCCGCCGTCAGCCGGCCGGTGAGCGACGACCCCGACGTCGTGCGCAACACCTGCGTCGGCTCGGGCCTGCTCGCGCGGTTCTTCACCCAGCTCGCCGAGCGGGACCTGCTCGCGCCCGACGGCGTGGCGTACGTGATCGCGTCGAACACCGCCGATCTGCGCCGCATCGTCCAGGACGCCCAGGAGCGGGGCTTCGCGCCACGGGTCGACTCGGTGCGCGACTGGCACGACGGCGTCCTCACCTTCCTGTTCGCCTTCACCCGCGGAGGCCGGGCATGA
- a CDS encoding DUF364 domain-containing protein: MTRPGNVQELLGAALAGELGPDPAGLTATSVFWIHHGTRLAGGDVTYLNQYVLVRVGGAFGGCAFEAGEIDPAICREASGSSLGTLLKDAPTPLRTAALDAYLACVAPHRRTPGAEPVTLPAGPPEVRAVARDTAIAGLLDIEPGARVALIGVVNPLVAAIRERGGDPLPCDFNLRTTQWGDPVSRDMHEVLDAADAVVATGMTLSNGSFDTILARCRERGVPLVVYAQSGSAVARAFLGAGVTALSAEPFPFSQFSAEPTVLYRYRAAPGDEDGA; this comes from the coding sequence ATGACGCGCCCCGGGAACGTCCAGGAACTCCTCGGCGCCGCCCTCGCGGGCGAACTGGGGCCCGATCCGGCCGGTCTCACGGCCACCAGCGTGTTCTGGATCCACCACGGCACGCGGCTCGCCGGGGGCGACGTCACCTACCTCAACCAGTACGTCCTCGTCCGCGTCGGCGGGGCCTTCGGCGGCTGCGCCTTCGAGGCGGGCGAGATCGACCCGGCCATCTGCCGCGAGGCGTCGGGGAGTTCGCTCGGCACACTCCTGAAGGACGCGCCGACGCCGCTGCGCACGGCCGCCCTCGACGCCTATCTGGCCTGTGTCGCGCCGCACCGGCGAACGCCCGGGGCCGAGCCGGTGACGCTGCCCGCCGGGCCGCCGGAGGTGCGCGCGGTGGCCCGGGACACGGCCATCGCGGGCCTGCTCGACATCGAGCCGGGCGCCAGGGTCGCGCTGATCGGCGTCGTCAACCCGCTCGTCGCGGCGATCCGCGAGCGCGGCGGCGACCCGCTGCCCTGCGACTTCAACCTGCGGACGACCCAGTGGGGCGACCCCGTGAGCCGCGACATGCACGAGGTCCTCGACGCCGCGGACGCCGTCGTCGCCACCGGCATGACCCTGTCCAACGGCAGCTTCGACACGATCCTCGCCCGCTGCCGCGAGCGGGGCGTCCCGCTGGTCGTGTACGCGCAGTCCGGCAGCGCGGTCGCGCGGGCCTTCCTGGGCGCGGGGGTCACCGCGCTGTCCGCGGAGCCGTTCCCGTTCTCGCAGTTCAGCGCCGAGCCGACGGTCCTGTACCGGTACCGGGCCGCGCCGGGCGACGAGGACGGGGCGTGA
- a CDS encoding GHMP kinase, whose protein sequence is MRAGTGRAACHHGEILQGVFLDGRGRRVAGLVTLPLAGLGTRAEFTRRPGTAAVTVVPADRTKALRAATYALAECAAHCRRPLGGGELRLVGDVPVGLGMGSSSSDVIAAVRAVADAFGVRLAPAAVARLAVRAERASDPLMLDGRALLFAQREGRVLEDLGAALPPAVVVGCALGGGRSVDTLALPAPAPADDTDVPAYERLRGLLRQAVAAADPALLGHVATESARLRQRVLPHAEFTALTGIAGRVGALGVQVAHSGNVAGLLFDPAARDLRGRVRACRRALAATGIPATYTFHTTPTPPATPSEESPHGRAHRGSDRPPRPDTRGRRVRLPAL, encoded by the coding sequence GTGAGGGCCGGGACCGGGCGGGCCGCCTGTCACCACGGCGAGATCCTCCAGGGCGTGTTCCTTGACGGGCGCGGGCGGCGCGTCGCGGGCCTGGTCACGCTGCCGCTCGCCGGGCTCGGCACCCGCGCGGAGTTCACCCGCCGCCCGGGCACCGCGGCAGTGACGGTGGTCCCCGCCGACCGCACCAAGGCGCTGCGCGCGGCGACGTACGCCCTCGCCGAGTGCGCCGCGCACTGCCGGAGGCCGCTGGGCGGCGGCGAGTTGCGGCTCGTCGGCGACGTCCCGGTGGGGCTCGGCATGGGTTCGTCCAGCAGCGACGTGATCGCGGCCGTGCGCGCGGTCGCCGACGCGTTCGGCGTGCGCCTCGCGCCTGCGGCGGTCGCGCGCCTCGCGGTGCGCGCCGAGCGGGCCTCGGACCCGCTGATGCTGGACGGCCGCGCGCTGCTGTTCGCCCAGCGCGAGGGCCGCGTCCTGGAGGACCTCGGCGCGGCCCTGCCCCCGGCGGTCGTCGTCGGCTGCGCGCTCGGCGGCGGCCGGTCGGTGGACACCCTCGCGCTGCCCGCCCCCGCCCCGGCGGACGACACCGACGTACCGGCCTACGAGCGGCTGCGGGGACTGCTGCGCCAGGCCGTCGCCGCCGCCGACCCCGCGCTGCTCGGCCACGTCGCCACCGAGAGCGCCCGGCTGCGCCAGCGGGTCCTGCCGCACGCGGAGTTCACCGCGCTCACCGGCATCGCGGGCCGCGTCGGCGCGCTCGGCGTACAGGTCGCGCACAGCGGCAACGTGGCGGGGCTGCTCTTCGACCCCGCCGCGCGGGACCTGCGCGGCCGGGTGCGCGCCTGCCGCCGGGCCCTCGCGGCCACGGGCATCCCCGCCACCTACACCTTCCACACCACCCCCACCCCGCCTGCGACCCCGAGCGAGGAGTCCCCGCATGGACGAGCACATCGCGGAAGCGATCGGCCGCCCCGACCTGATACGCGTGGCCGACGGGTTCGTCTGCCTGCGCTTTGA
- a CDS encoding pyridoxal-phosphate dependent enzyme, giving the protein MDEHIAEAIGRPDLIRVADGFVCLRFETMKAVSALAAVRHLLDTGAVRRGDTLLDSSSGIYAYALALACHRYGMRCHIVGSTTVDHTLRTQLAVLGATLEQMPPSDDLKLDQRRRVARVHEILREHPEYFWMRQYHDDIHYLGYEAIADRVCAETGATGGLTLVGGVGSGASTGALARYARARRPDVRLVGVQPFGSVTFGSEHVADPEIIIAGIGSSIPFANVRHPAYDTLHWLSFDTALAGSVDLLRRHAVFAGLSTGAGYAAARWEHAADPGRTTVFVAADTGHRYVDTVFARHAEAAPLASLAPRTVTSLDALALPWSRMEWAGAAAPAPAAAGTESARGPLQRT; this is encoded by the coding sequence ATGGACGAGCACATCGCGGAAGCGATCGGCCGCCCCGACCTGATACGCGTGGCCGACGGGTTCGTCTGCCTGCGCTTTGAGACCATGAAGGCCGTCTCGGCCCTCGCGGCCGTGCGCCACCTCCTGGACACCGGCGCGGTGCGCCGCGGCGACACGCTGCTCGACAGTTCGAGCGGCATCTACGCCTACGCGCTTGCGCTCGCCTGCCACCGCTACGGCATGCGCTGCCACATCGTCGGCTCCACCACCGTCGACCACACCCTGCGCACCCAACTGGCCGTCCTCGGCGCCACCTTGGAGCAGATGCCGCCGAGCGACGACCTGAAGCTCGACCAGCGGCGGCGCGTCGCGCGCGTCCACGAGATCCTGCGCGAGCACCCCGAGTACTTCTGGATGCGGCAGTACCACGACGACATCCACTACCTCGGCTACGAGGCGATCGCGGACCGCGTGTGCGCGGAGACCGGCGCCACCGGCGGCCTCACCCTCGTCGGCGGCGTGGGCTCCGGCGCCTCCACCGGCGCCCTCGCCCGCTACGCGCGGGCCCGCCGCCCCGACGTGCGCCTGGTCGGCGTGCAGCCCTTCGGCAGCGTCACCTTCGGCAGCGAACACGTCGCCGACCCGGAGATCATCATCGCCGGGATCGGCAGCTCCATCCCGTTCGCCAACGTCCGCCACCCGGCGTACGACACCCTGCACTGGCTGTCCTTCGACACCGCGCTCGCCGGGAGCGTGGACCTGCTGCGGCGGCACGCGGTGTTCGCGGGCCTGTCCACCGGCGCCGGATACGCGGCCGCGCGCTGGGAGCACGCCGCCGACCCCGGCCGCACCACGGTCTTCGTCGCCGCCGACACCGGCCACCGCTACGTGGACACGGTCTTCGCCCGGCACGCGGAGGCGGCCCCGCTGGCGTCCCTGGCGCCGCGCACGGTCACGTCCCTGGACGCGCTCGCGCTGCCCTGGTCGCGGATGGAGTGGGCGGGCGCGGCGGCCCCGGCCCCGGCCGCGGCGGGAACAGAGTCCGCGCGGGGGCCGTTGCAGCGCACATAG